The Deinococcus sp. KSM4-11 sequence GGCCCGGCCGGTCAGGACGTCGGGGTGATTTCCACGCAGGGACGTGCCCCGCTGCTGGATCCCGGTGGCGTGACTACGGAGGTCTGGGCCACCCTGCTCAGGCAAGGCGTCGATCCCCAGCACCCGACCGCGCTGTTCGATGACGGCGTGGCGTGCGCGCATCCGCTGGTGGGCGGCCTGACAGTCCCGGCCTGTGGCATGGCCTGAGGTCGTCGTGCGTGTCGCTTTCGTCGTGTGGGCTGCGGACGTGCTCGGGCGGACATGGCCCAGCTGGCCGTCAACGTGCCGGGCCACGTCCTGCTGTCGGCCGTTCGACAGGGAGTGTCAGAGCACGCTCAGGATGTTCGCCAGGGCGATCATGTCGCTGCCTGCCTCGAAAAGGTCTCGGCTGTTGCCCTTCGATAATTTCGGTGCTCGGCGGGAACCCGCTTTCACAAGAGGTTTCAGCAAGGTTCAGTTTCAGAGGCTCCTTCAAGATCGGCCTGGGTGGCGCACCAGAGGATGAACGCCTGCGCCTGAGCGTTGGCATCTGCATCGACGGTCTGGTCGGCCTTCCACGCCGGAACGCGGCGTGCCAACCCGGCCCAGGGCTCCGGCAAGTGAGCCACCCCCCAGCGAACCGCCTCCGGCTTGCTGAGCAGCGCACCGCGCTCCAGCGTCGCCAGGATCCGGCACATCGTCTCGATCACGTACGCCGTATGCGGCAGCGGCTCCCGCCACGCTGGATCCTCCGGCCTCCGGGCGAACTCGACCCAGTCACGCAACCGCGCCCGGACAGCTGCACCGACGGCGGCAGCCTGAATGGGGGCGAAGAAGGTGTCAGGCGGTGGGCCAAAGAGGGCCTGCTTGCCCTGGAGGACGGCCCACCGCTCCAGCAGCCAGTTCGCGCCGTGCTCGTTCCATCCCAGTGCCTCGCCCCGGGCCAGGGTCGGGTGCTGCTCCCATGGGTGCCATTCCCACGCGGAGGCCCGAGGCAGGTAGGCCAGTTCGATGTCATGGGCCAGAAGGTGATCCAGGGTTCCCAGGCGCTGGTGCATGACCCTGAGGGCGTCGAACACCGCGTCACTCAGAGGCTGATCCACGACGCAGAGCAGATCGACGTCGCTGGTGTGGGGGTCGAAGTCACCCAGCGCCAGCGAGCCACGCAGGTAGACGCCGAGCAGGTGGTCGTCCAGGATGGCCCGTTGTTCGGCCAGGAGGCGCGCCAAGAGACCAGTGAGATTCGCGGGGAGCACAGAATAAGTGTGGCAGGGAACCGCTGGGGATAGGGCCCTGCCGTGGAGATCATCACCCCACATCCTCGGGGCCTGCCGCCAGTCCAGCGGCAGGACACCGCAGCGGAGGCCCGGGCCATGTTTGATGCGGCGCTGCGCCGTCAGCTGCTGGGGACGACGTTCTACGCGCGTCTGGAGGCACGGCAAGCGGTCATCTGGGGGCGGTAGAGATGTCTGGAACGCTGCCAGGCAATCTGATGGCGGTGCTCGAGCGACTGTTGGCTCCCCATAGCCGGTGACGGGTATGCAGGCCGTGGAAGAACGGCATCAAGGGATGCCTGTCTGGGAGGGCTAATTTTCCATCGAACTGGCCAGGTTGCGTATCCGTGAATACCGGGCTATAGTGAAGAAATCAAGGCGGCCGAGAGGTCGCCTTCTTCGTTGCCAGACGGAACCTGTCCTCAGGCTGGTTCGCGCGGGGCAGTGATCGGCACGGCTTCGTCCCGCGCGTACAGCGCACAGATGCCGCTCCTGTCCTTGAAGGCGTACTCGAGGATCGCCGCTGGCTCGTTCGGGGCGGGGCGCAGGCCAAGGGCGCGCAAATCCTCTGCGGTGGCCAGATGGTCAGGGTACGTCTGCTGGTAGCGGGGTCGTGGAGCGGGTTTGATGCGGCGCGTCATCGGCCGCCGGGATGGACAGGGGAACAGGTAGGCACTGTCCCTATGATGCGCACAGCGTGGGTGGCGATCGTGAACGGTGCGCTGGGGTGACGTCTCAGGGTGTCAAGGTGCAGGCTGTGTCGTCACTGCAGCCGCAGCCAGCGCGCCCGGGTGCCGTCGGGAGCAGCTACCTCGTCACGTTCGAAGCCCAGAGCTGAGTAGAACGCGTCACTCTCAGGCGTCGAGGTGAGCGACAGCGTCGTGATGCCGAGGTACGGTGCCCGGGCCCGCGCCACGCTGATCACGACGTCCATCAGTTGGCGGCCGACGCCCTGACGCTGGTGATCTCGGTGCACGGCGACGATAGGGATGATGAGGGTGGGAACGCACGCCTGACCATCCACCTTGTTCAGGATCGCTGGGTCGGCCCGTTGGAGTCCGACGTGTAGGGCAAG is a genomic window containing:
- a CDS encoding aminoglycoside adenylyltransferase domain-containing protein: MARLLAEQRAILDDHLLGVYLRGSLALGDFDPHTSDVDLLCVVDQPLSDAVFDALRVMHQRLGTLDHLLAHDIELAYLPRASAWEWHPWEQHPTLARGEALGWNEHGANWLLERWAVLQGKQALFGPPPDTFFAPIQAAAVGAAVRARLRDWVEFARRPEDPAWREPLPHTAYVIETMCRILATLERGALLSKPEAVRWGVAHLPEPWAGLARRVPAWKADQTVDADANAQAQAFILWCATQADLEGASETEPC
- a CDS encoding GNAT family N-acetyltransferase; this encodes MPAGHVSLIAPDPAQWGAFDSGDAQLNIIILDEIADAQRGLVALYGLTRGDTRLAVLALHVGLQRADPAILNKVDGQACVPTLIIPIVAVHRDHQRQGVGRQLMDVVISVARARAPYLGITTLSLTSTPESDAFYSALGFERDEVAAPDGTRARWLRLQ